In Isoptericola jiangsuensis, the following proteins share a genomic window:
- a CDS encoding ATP-binding cassette domain-containing protein codes for MTGTAIVTHAIERRFGAKTAVDGVDLAVQDGEVYGFLGPNGAGKSTLTRMLCTLLAPTRGGATVAGHDVVHDPTAVRLRIGVALQEAALDDKQTGVEMLRLQGRFYGLTARETRRRVAELRELIDIGDALDDRVATYSGGMKRRLDLALALVHNPRVLFLDEPTTGLDPLSRAAVWTEVRRLNDELGMTVFLTTQYLEEADALADRVGIINRGAIVAEGTPDELKRSIGTDVLVVDVGDEVERARSTLAGLTDAGVGGVEIDGSSLMVSVDDGARAVSPIALALDRDGVAVRELALRRPTLDDVFFRVTGQRIQGEEGEVA; via the coding sequence ATGACGGGCACCGCGATCGTGACGCACGCCATCGAGCGCCGGTTCGGCGCGAAGACGGCCGTGGACGGCGTCGACCTCGCCGTGCAGGACGGCGAGGTGTACGGGTTCCTCGGGCCGAACGGGGCCGGGAAGTCGACGCTGACCCGGATGCTGTGCACGCTGCTCGCCCCGACGCGCGGCGGGGCCACCGTCGCGGGGCACGACGTCGTGCACGACCCCACGGCGGTCCGGCTCCGCATCGGGGTGGCGCTCCAGGAGGCAGCGCTCGACGACAAGCAGACCGGCGTGGAGATGCTCCGGCTCCAGGGACGGTTCTACGGTCTGACCGCCCGGGAGACGCGCCGCCGGGTGGCGGAGCTGCGCGAGCTCATCGACATCGGCGACGCGCTGGACGACCGTGTGGCGACCTACTCGGGCGGCATGAAGCGGCGGCTGGACCTGGCCCTCGCCCTGGTGCACAACCCGCGTGTCCTCTTCCTCGACGAGCCCACGACCGGGCTGGACCCCCTGAGCCGGGCAGCCGTCTGGACGGAGGTGCGGCGGCTCAACGACGAGCTCGGCATGACGGTGTTCCTCACCACGCAGTACCTGGAGGAGGCGGACGCCCTCGCCGACCGCGTCGGCATCATCAACCGGGGGGCGATCGTCGCCGAGGGCACGCCCGACGAGCTCAAGCGGTCGATCGGCACCGACGTCCTCGTGGTGGACGTCGGTGACGAGGTGGAGCGGGCACGCTCCACGCTCGCCGGGCTCACCGACGCCGGGGTGGGCGGCGTCGAGATCGACGGGTCGTCCCTGATGGTCTCGGTGGACGACGGCGCGCGGGCGGTCAGCCCGATCGCCCTGGCCCTCGACCGGGACGGTGTCGCGGTCCGCGAGCTGGCGTTGCGCCGCCCCACGCTCGACGACGTGTTCTTCCGCGTGACGGGCCAGCGCATCCAGGGCGAGGAAGGGGAGGTCGCATGA
- a CDS encoding fasciclin domain-containing protein, whose amino-acid sequence MTSLRHTVRRAAAAASIAALGLVGAALAAPAATAAPSGTTSLASVLAADGDRFDRNWYDYDIVDQAVAAVLAAKPDSPVAVLADGTVPLTAFLPNDRAFQVLAHDLTHRWERTEEGVLNRIAGAVGIDAVEQVLLYHVVPGATITSRQALRSDDAVLTTAQGATFRVDVLSRTWGLVRLVDQDRNDVNPFLVRSKLDLNKGNVQIAHGITAVLRPLDL is encoded by the coding sequence ATGACGTCGCTTCGCCACACCGTCCGACGCGCCGCCGCGGCCGCGTCGATCGCCGCGCTCGGTCTCGTCGGGGCGGCCCTCGCCGCACCGGCGGCCACGGCCGCCCCGTCGGGCACCACGAGCCTGGCCTCCGTCCTCGCCGCCGACGGCGACCGGTTCGACCGCAACTGGTACGACTACGACATCGTCGACCAGGCCGTGGCCGCGGTGCTGGCCGCCAAGCCGGACAGCCCCGTCGCCGTGCTGGCGGACGGCACCGTCCCGCTGACGGCGTTCCTGCCGAACGACCGGGCGTTCCAGGTGCTCGCCCACGACCTCACGCACCGGTGGGAGCGCACCGAGGAGGGCGTGCTGAACCGGATCGCCGGGGCCGTCGGCATCGACGCCGTCGAGCAGGTGCTGCTCTACCACGTGGTCCCCGGCGCGACGATCACGTCCCGTCAGGCGCTGCGGTCCGACGACGCCGTCCTGACGACCGCGCAGGGTGCGACGTTCCGCGTCGACGTCCTCAGCCGGACGTGGGGGCTGGTGCGCCTGGTGGACCAGGACCGCAACGACGTCAACCCGTTCCTCGTGCGCAGCAAGCTGGACCTCAACAAGGGCAACGTGCAGATCGCCCACGGCATCACCGCGGTGCTGCGCCCGCTGGACCTCTGA
- a CDS encoding thioesterase family protein — protein sequence MPYFRRTDATTFEPTAQVGGAWNTAEQHVAPTFGLLAHLVEADRVARGRDDLVVTRLSYDIWGTYPLATMTTAVRVLRPGRGVELVEAEMTCGGRRSVTLRAWLAAPADSSGVAAGAPAAVPGPLDVSAWDPTTDWPGGFVASIEVRRSLAEPGRGTVWVRTDVPLLDDEEVSPLARTAGLLDVANGMSVRADPRKVAFPNLDLGAHLHRQPDGDWLGLDTSVTFGAGGAGLTSAVLHDTTGAFGSLAQSLVVRPLS from the coding sequence ATGCCGTACTTCCGTCGCACCGATGCCACGACGTTCGAGCCCACCGCGCAGGTCGGGGGCGCCTGGAACACCGCCGAGCAGCACGTCGCACCGACGTTCGGGCTGCTGGCCCACCTGGTCGAGGCCGACCGGGTGGCACGCGGCCGGGACGACCTGGTGGTGACGCGGCTGTCCTACGACATCTGGGGGACCTACCCGCTGGCGACGATGACGACGGCGGTGCGGGTGCTGCGTCCGGGCCGCGGGGTGGAGCTCGTGGAGGCGGAGATGACGTGCGGCGGCCGTCGGTCGGTGACGCTGCGGGCGTGGCTGGCGGCGCCCGCCGACTCGTCCGGGGTCGCCGCGGGGGCGCCCGCCGCGGTCCCGGGACCGCTGGACGTGTCCGCGTGGGACCCGACGACGGACTGGCCGGGCGGGTTCGTCGCGTCGATCGAGGTGCGCCGCTCGTTGGCGGAGCCGGGCCGCGGCACGGTGTGGGTGCGTACGGACGTGCCGCTGCTGGACGACGAGGAGGTGTCGCCGCTGGCCCGCACGGCGGGACTGCTGGACGTGGCGAACGGGATGTCGGTGCGGGCCGACCCGCGCAAGGTCGCGTTCCCGAACCTGGACCTGGGGGCCCACCTGCACCGGCAGCCCGACGGCGACTGGCTGGGCCTGGACACGTCGGTGACGTTCGGGGCGGGCGGCGCCGGGCTGACGAGCGCCGTCCTGCACGACACGACGGGCGCGTTCGGGTCGCTCGCGCAGTCGCTGGTGGTCCGTCCGCTGTCCTGA
- a CDS encoding branched-chain amino acid ABC transporter permease, with translation MTTTLLFQSLVLGVLLGGLYALLAAGLTLYFGVMRVVMIAHSAFLILAAYLAWYFNQQTGMDPLLSLVITVPLFFLMGVGMQRLLITRLRPATLTMMSVLLTFAVALFIEGMIGFVWSGTQRRIQLPYSGESITFLGAQVAVVKLVAFALAALSLGLLYLLLKYSRFGLALRATIQHKEAAQLVGIKTDRVAGFGFGLGLATAAIGGTALSLDATIYPSLHWHWIGPLMAIIVVGGLGSIPGAAVAAMVLGIGQSLLQVPLGTTWAQTIFYVALFATLMLRPQGFFGGRLAQRF, from the coding sequence GTGACCACCACGCTCCTCTTCCAGAGCCTCGTGCTCGGCGTGCTGCTGGGAGGGCTCTACGCCCTCCTGGCGGCGGGCCTCACCCTGTACTTCGGCGTCATGCGCGTCGTGATGATCGCCCACTCGGCGTTCCTCATCCTCGCCGCGTACCTCGCCTGGTACTTCAACCAGCAGACCGGCATGGACCCGCTGCTGTCGCTCGTGATCACGGTGCCGCTGTTCTTCCTCATGGGGGTCGGCATGCAGCGGCTCCTCATCACCCGGCTGCGGCCCGCGACGCTCACCATGATGTCGGTGCTCCTCACGTTCGCCGTCGCGCTCTTCATCGAGGGCATGATCGGCTTCGTCTGGAGCGGCACCCAGCGCCGCATCCAGCTCCCGTACTCCGGCGAGAGCATCACGTTCCTCGGCGCCCAGGTCGCCGTCGTCAAGCTCGTCGCGTTCGCGCTCGCCGCCCTGTCGCTCGGCCTGCTGTACCTGCTGCTCAAGTACAGCCGGTTCGGACTCGCGCTGCGCGCCACCATCCAGCACAAGGAGGCCGCCCAGCTCGTCGGCATCAAGACCGACCGGGTGGCGGGCTTCGGCTTCGGCCTCGGCCTCGCGACCGCCGCGATCGGCGGCACCGCGCTCTCCCTCGACGCGACGATCTACCCGTCGCTGCACTGGCACTGGATCGGCCCGCTCATGGCGATCATCGTCGTCGGCGGCCTGGGCTCCATCCCGGGCGCCGCCGTCGCCGCCATGGTGCTCGGCATCGGCCAGAGCCTGCTCCAGGTGCCGCTGGGCACCACGTGGGCGCAGACCATCTTCTACGTCGCGCTGTTCGCGACGCTGATGCTGCGGCCCCAGGGATTCTTCGGAGGTCGCCTTGCCCAACGCTTCTGA
- a CDS encoding DJ-1/PfpI/YhbO family deglycase/protease, with product MPTTDLTGRTVLAIVTDYGVEQDELVVPLEHLRERGAVVTVASTSTDPVQTLVGDKDPGRTVPVDVVLDDVDPAGFDLLLVPGGTLNADSLRLEQAASRIVRAFTGSGRPVAAICHGPWALVEAGVVAGKSLTSYASLQTDVRNAGAAAWRDEEVVVDDAEGWRLITSRDPGDLDAFLGAVDEALAG from the coding sequence GTGCCGACCACCGACCTCACCGGACGGACCGTGCTGGCGATCGTGACCGACTACGGCGTCGAGCAGGACGAGCTCGTCGTCCCCCTGGAGCACCTGCGGGAGCGGGGTGCCGTCGTCACCGTCGCGTCCACCTCGACCGACCCCGTGCAGACCCTCGTGGGCGACAAGGACCCGGGCCGCACCGTCCCGGTGGACGTCGTGCTGGACGACGTCGACCCTGCCGGCTTCGACCTGCTGCTCGTGCCGGGCGGCACGCTCAACGCGGACTCGCTGCGGCTCGAGCAGGCGGCGTCACGCATCGTGCGGGCGTTCACCGGGTCGGGCCGGCCGGTCGCCGCGATCTGCCACGGTCCGTGGGCGCTCGTCGAGGCGGGCGTCGTCGCGGGCAAGTCGCTGACCTCGTACGCGTCGCTGCAGACCGACGTGCGCAACGCGGGGGCGGCGGCGTGGCGCGACGAGGAGGTCGTCGTGGACGACGCCGAGGGGTGGCGGCTCATCACGTCCCGGGACCCGGGCGACCTCGACGCGTTCCTCGGTGCCGTCGACGAGGCCCTGGCCGGTTGA
- a CDS encoding bile acid:sodium symporter family protein: protein MTRRPGRPTSWWRHVRTWVDPFVVAILVALLVGVVVPIPDGVRGTLDVVADVAVALLFLLYGARLPTREILRSLTNWRLQGGLLVATFVVFPLVGLGVSALVGPVVGSGIAVGLLCVSLLPSTVNSAVAFTSVARGDVAGAICGATLSNVVGLLATPLLVIGLMGGAVAGDGAAVGVGGIEKVLLQLLAPLVLGQVLQPWVGDLVRRHKGLTTAVDRGTILLIVFTAISGATAEGIWDEMSVWTVLVIVGSAALLLGVMLAVTWWGGKAMRLPRDQNVTFLLIGSMKSLATGLPMASALLPAATLGAVVVPLVVFHQLQLVVCSVLARRLGREPEAAAVDA, encoded by the coding sequence ATGACGCGACGACCCGGCCGGCCGACCTCCTGGTGGCGACACGTGCGGACGTGGGTCGACCCGTTCGTGGTCGCGATCCTCGTGGCGCTGCTCGTGGGGGTCGTCGTGCCGATCCCGGACGGTGTGCGGGGCACGCTGGACGTGGTGGCGGACGTCGCGGTCGCGCTGCTGTTCCTGCTGTACGGCGCACGGCTGCCGACCCGGGAGATCCTGCGGTCCCTGACGAACTGGCGGCTCCAGGGCGGCCTGCTCGTGGCGACGTTCGTCGTGTTCCCGCTGGTGGGGCTCGGGGTGTCGGCCCTGGTCGGGCCCGTCGTGGGCAGCGGCATCGCGGTGGGTCTGCTGTGCGTGTCCCTCCTGCCCTCGACCGTGAACTCGGCGGTCGCGTTCACGTCCGTGGCGCGCGGCGACGTCGCCGGGGCGATCTGCGGCGCGACCCTGTCGAACGTCGTCGGGCTGCTCGCCACCCCGCTGCTCGTCATCGGCCTCATGGGAGGCGCGGTCGCCGGGGACGGCGCTGCGGTGGGCGTCGGCGGCATCGAGAAGGTGCTGCTCCAGCTGCTCGCACCCCTCGTGCTGGGCCAGGTCCTCCAGCCGTGGGTGGGCGACCTCGTGCGTCGCCACAAGGGCCTCACCACGGCCGTGGACCGGGGCACCATCCTGCTCATCGTGTTCACGGCCATCAGCGGCGCCACGGCCGAGGGCATCTGGGACGAGATGTCGGTCTGGACGGTGCTGGTGATCGTCGGGTCGGCCGCGCTGCTGCTCGGCGTCATGCTGGCCGTCACGTGGTGGGGCGGCAAGGCGATGCGCCTGCCGCGGGACCAGAACGTCACGTTCCTGCTCATCGGGTCCATGAAGTCCCTGGCCACCGGCCTGCCGATGGCGTCGGCCCTGCTGCCCGCGGCGACCCTCGGCGCCGTCGTGGTGCCGCTGGTCGTGTTCCACCAGCTCCAGCTCGTCGTGTGCTCGGTGCTCGCGCGCCGCCTGGGCCGGGAGCCGGAGGCGGCCGCGGTCGACGCCTGA
- a CDS encoding nitroreductase/quinone reductase family protein, with the protein MTFSNPRGTHGAGMPGGPLLRWVNKVATRRARRSGKPVMGMRLLALTTVGRRSGQERTTPVAWFPADGGGWLVVASAGGAATNPDWYRNLAAHPDDAVVEVAGDRVPVAARELHGDERATAWSRITTESEQFAGYQRKTDREIPVVELTPRA; encoded by the coding sequence ATGACGTTCAGCAACCCCCGCGGCACGCACGGCGCCGGGATGCCCGGTGGTCCCCTCCTGCGCTGGGTCAACAAGGTCGCCACCCGCCGTGCCCGACGGTCGGGCAAGCCGGTCATGGGCATGCGGCTGCTCGCCCTGACGACGGTGGGCCGCCGGTCCGGGCAGGAGCGCACGACGCCGGTCGCGTGGTTCCCCGCGGACGGCGGCGGCTGGCTGGTGGTCGCGTCGGCCGGCGGCGCCGCGACCAACCCGGACTGGTACCGGAACCTCGCCGCGCACCCGGACGACGCCGTGGTCGAGGTCGCCGGCGACCGGGTGCCGGTCGCGGCGCGCGAGCTGCACGGCGACGAGCGCGCCACGGCGTGGTCACGGATCACGACCGAGTCGGAGCAGTTCGCGGGCTACCAGCGCAAGACGGACCGCGAGATCCCCGTGGTGGAGCTGACCCCGCGGGCCTGA
- a CDS encoding FAD-dependent oxidoreductase has translation MGDRPVILLAADRHAGTVEAEFRARYDRDYRIEVVGDAAAALDRLRAHVAAGVQVAMVAAEQHLPDGTAAELLHQVPAVLSTARRVALVPGEEYAAALDEMRAALARRDMDTFVGIPRGARDEEFHVALIELLSEWGWSVARPTVTATDVVAAPGDRTAAAIHDLLDRLGVPNRTLDPHGDEGRALLEAAGPDAELPVVRAFNGRVLAGATPSGVAEAMYGGYDSIPPGEIADVVVVGAGPAGLAAAVYAASEGLATVVLERDAIGGQAGSSSMIRNYLGFPRGISGMRLAQRSRVQAGRFGARFYTGRPAVRIEPGPADEPEHHHVHVDGVQLCARTVVLATGVAYRRLGVPGIDDLVGAGVHYGAATSAAREMTDLDVYVVGGGNSAGQAAVHLAKFAGSVTMLVRRASLAETMSDYLVREIAATPTITVATRTAVVDGGGDGRLQYLWTQDLDTGQRAKTHADGLFCLLGAEPDCGWLPDGLALDDHGFVLTGRDVPQDRWTDGVPPASLETTLRGVFAVGDVRAGSMKRVASASGEGASVMPLVHAHLALLREQEYGSA, from the coding sequence ATGGGTGACCGCCCCGTGATCCTGCTCGCCGCGGACCGGCACGCCGGCACCGTCGAGGCCGAGTTCCGCGCCCGCTACGACCGCGACTACCGCATCGAGGTCGTCGGCGACGCCGCTGCCGCGCTCGACCGCTTGCGCGCGCACGTCGCCGCGGGCGTCCAGGTCGCGATGGTCGCCGCCGAGCAGCACCTGCCCGACGGCACCGCCGCCGAGCTCCTCCACCAGGTACCGGCCGTGCTCTCCACCGCGCGCCGCGTCGCCCTGGTGCCCGGCGAGGAGTACGCCGCCGCGCTCGACGAGATGCGGGCCGCGCTCGCCCGCCGTGACATGGACACGTTCGTCGGCATCCCGCGCGGCGCCCGCGACGAGGAGTTCCACGTCGCCCTCATCGAGCTGCTGTCCGAGTGGGGCTGGTCCGTCGCGCGCCCCACGGTCACCGCCACGGACGTCGTCGCGGCGCCCGGCGACCGCACCGCCGCCGCCATCCACGACCTCCTCGACCGGCTCGGCGTCCCGAACCGCACCCTCGACCCGCACGGCGACGAGGGTCGCGCCCTGCTGGAGGCCGCCGGCCCCGACGCGGAGCTGCCCGTCGTGCGGGCCTTCAACGGCAGGGTCCTCGCCGGCGCCACGCCGTCGGGCGTCGCCGAGGCCATGTACGGCGGCTACGACTCCATCCCGCCCGGCGAGATCGCCGACGTGGTCGTCGTCGGGGCCGGGCCGGCCGGGCTCGCCGCCGCCGTGTACGCCGCCTCCGAGGGCCTCGCCACCGTCGTGCTGGAGCGCGACGCCATCGGCGGTCAGGCCGGGTCCAGCTCCATGATCCGCAACTACCTCGGTTTCCCCCGCGGGATCTCCGGGATGCGCCTCGCGCAGCGGTCCCGCGTGCAGGCCGGCCGGTTCGGCGCCCGCTTCTACACGGGCCGCCCCGCCGTCCGCATCGAGCCCGGGCCTGCCGACGAGCCCGAGCACCACCACGTCCACGTGGACGGCGTGCAGCTCTGCGCCCGCACCGTCGTCCTCGCCACGGGCGTCGCCTACCGGCGGCTCGGCGTCCCCGGCATCGACGACCTCGTCGGCGCCGGCGTCCACTACGGCGCCGCCACGTCCGCGGCCCGCGAGATGACCGACCTCGACGTGTACGTCGTCGGCGGCGGCAACTCCGCCGGGCAGGCGGCGGTGCACCTCGCGAAGTTCGCGGGGTCCGTCACCATGCTGGTGCGGCGCGCGAGCCTCGCCGAGACCATGTCCGACTACCTCGTGCGCGAGATCGCCGCCACGCCCACCATCACCGTGGCCACCCGCACGGCCGTGGTCGACGGCGGCGGCGACGGCCGCCTGCAGTACCTGTGGACCCAGGACCTCGACACCGGGCAGCGCGCCAAGACCCACGCCGACGGCCTCTTCTGCCTCCTCGGCGCCGAACCCGACTGCGGGTGGCTCCCCGACGGCCTCGCCCTCGACGACCACGGGTTCGTCCTCACCGGCCGCGACGTCCCCCAGGACCGCTGGACCGACGGGGTGCCGCCCGCCAGCCTGGAGACGACCCTGCGCGGGGTGTTCGCCGTCGGCGACGTCCGCGCCGGGTCCATGAAGCGCGTCGCGTCCGCCTCCGGCGAGGGGGCGTCCGTCATGCCCCTCGTCCACGCGCACCTCGCGCTGCTGCGCGAGCAGGAGTACGGCTCCGCCTGA
- a CDS encoding LacI family DNA-binding transcriptional regulator — protein MTRETKKSQGRGALRLVDVAERAGVSLATASRSLSGSEGVSEAVAAHVRYVAQQMGYVANPHARTLAGGTTSVAGLLVYEVGDPYFSEIAGGVVRVAAKHGWSVQVSHTERVPSDEAVQLRLMRAHRVGVIVIAGSGYVDAAMEADAGQELAAFEADGGHAVVIGRHHVHADAVLPDNTAGGEALGEHVLALGHRRIVVAAGPEHLTTTADRLVGIRAAVARAGLDPAAVPVVHAPFTREGGRDAARRVLAEHPGTTAVLALNDTMATGVVSVLREHGLSVPHDVSVTGFDDIQVAQDLSPALTTVRLPMADMGAAALELALRPAAARPRRRHLAAELVVRDSTAPPPPAVERL, from the coding sequence ATGACTCGGGAGACGAAGAAGTCTCAGGGGCGAGGCGCGCTGCGCCTGGTCGACGTGGCCGAGCGCGCGGGGGTCTCGCTCGCCACGGCGTCCCGCTCGCTGTCCGGCAGCGAGGGCGTGTCCGAGGCCGTCGCGGCCCACGTCCGGTACGTCGCGCAGCAGATGGGCTACGTCGCCAACCCGCACGCCCGCACCCTCGCCGGCGGCACCACGTCCGTCGCCGGGCTGCTCGTCTACGAGGTCGGCGACCCCTACTTCTCCGAGATCGCCGGCGGCGTCGTCCGGGTCGCCGCCAAGCACGGCTGGAGCGTCCAGGTCAGCCACACCGAGCGCGTCCCCAGCGACGAGGCCGTCCAGCTGCGCCTCATGCGCGCCCACCGCGTCGGCGTCATCGTCATCGCCGGGTCGGGCTACGTCGACGCCGCCATGGAGGCCGACGCCGGCCAGGAGCTCGCCGCGTTCGAGGCCGACGGGGGGCACGCCGTCGTCATCGGCCGCCACCACGTCCACGCCGACGCCGTGCTGCCCGACAACACCGCCGGCGGCGAGGCCCTCGGCGAGCACGTCCTCGCCCTCGGGCACCGCCGGATCGTGGTCGCCGCCGGGCCGGAGCACCTCACGACCACGGCCGACCGGCTCGTCGGCATCCGTGCGGCCGTCGCCCGCGCCGGTCTCGACCCCGCCGCCGTGCCGGTGGTGCACGCCCCCTTCACGCGGGAGGGCGGCCGGGACGCCGCCCGGCGGGTCCTCGCCGAGCACCCGGGCACCACGGCCGTGCTCGCCCTCAACGACACGATGGCGACCGGCGTCGTGTCCGTCCTGCGCGAGCACGGCCTGTCCGTGCCCCACGACGTCTCGGTCACCGGGTTCGACGACATCCAGGTCGCCCAGGACCTCAGCCCGGCCCTGACGACCGTGCGCCTGCCGATGGCCGACATGGGGGCCGCCGCCCTGGAGCTCGCGCTGCGGCCCGCCGCGGCGCGGCCACGCCGCCGGCACCTCGCGGCCGAGCTCGTCGTGCGGGACTCGACGGCCCCGCCCCCGCCCGCCGTCGAGCGTCTCTGA
- a CDS encoding amino acid ABC transporter substrate-binding protein, translating into MSPRMTPRRRTRRALAAVAGLSATALVLTACSGDAEEAGGGSGSDDPLVIGISLPLTGDFSEPGKGVQRGYEAWAQFVNEDGGLLGRQVELKILDDQSNADRVVQDYEALIAQDEVDLVFGPFSTRLVVPSARVAQEYGMLFVEPAGAAAEVFEQGFDNLFYAAPAVADDHYNYLAEEILAMPEGERPETVAVASMDDPFAQGTAYGLRDKLAEGGLEVVVDEVYPPNTTDFSPIAAKISDSGADMVIGGTQYQDAVNLIVALQQLNYQPQLAAFSTAPTNPEFASAIGDKTEGILSPTGYTETASFPSNVDFVERYTELHGNAPGEDEANAYTTGQVVAAAVEAVGCAEQGECQQQLIDWLRTNEVETVVGPLTWDETGKPQGAHLIQQYVDGEIQIVLPEDAKEADLIFPKPEW; encoded by the coding sequence ATGTCCCCACGGATGACCCCTCGCCGCCGCACCCGGCGCGCCCTCGCCGCCGTCGCCGGCCTGTCCGCCACCGCCCTGGTCCTCACCGCCTGCTCCGGCGACGCCGAGGAGGCCGGCGGCGGCAGCGGGTCCGACGACCCGCTCGTCATCGGCATCTCCCTGCCCCTCACCGGCGACTTCTCGGAGCCCGGCAAGGGCGTCCAGCGCGGCTACGAGGCCTGGGCCCAGTTCGTCAACGAGGACGGCGGCCTCCTCGGCCGCCAGGTCGAGCTCAAGATCCTCGACGACCAGTCCAACGCCGACCGCGTCGTGCAGGACTACGAGGCCCTCATCGCCCAGGACGAGGTCGACCTCGTCTTCGGCCCGTTCTCCACCCGCCTCGTCGTGCCCAGCGCCCGCGTCGCGCAGGAGTACGGGATGCTGTTCGTCGAGCCCGCCGGCGCCGCCGCCGAGGTCTTCGAGCAGGGCTTCGACAACCTGTTCTACGCGGCCCCCGCCGTCGCGGACGACCACTACAACTACCTCGCCGAGGAGATCCTCGCGATGCCCGAGGGGGAGCGACCCGAGACGGTCGCCGTCGCCTCCATGGACGACCCGTTCGCCCAGGGCACCGCCTACGGCCTGCGGGACAAGCTCGCCGAGGGCGGCCTCGAGGTCGTCGTCGACGAGGTCTACCCGCCGAACACCACCGACTTCTCGCCCATCGCCGCGAAGATCAGCGACTCCGGCGCGGACATGGTCATCGGTGGCACCCAGTACCAGGACGCCGTCAACCTCATCGTCGCGCTCCAGCAGCTGAACTACCAGCCGCAGCTCGCCGCGTTCTCCACCGCGCCCACCAACCCCGAGTTCGCCTCCGCGATCGGCGACAAGACCGAGGGCATCCTCTCGCCGACCGGCTACACCGAGACCGCGAGCTTCCCGTCCAACGTCGACTTCGTCGAGCGGTACACCGAGCTCCACGGCAACGCGCCGGGCGAGGACGAGGCCAACGCGTACACGACCGGACAGGTCGTCGCCGCCGCCGTCGAGGCCGTCGGCTGCGCCGAGCAGGGCGAGTGCCAGCAGCAGCTCATCGACTGGCTGCGCACCAACGAGGTCGAGACCGTCGTCGGGCCGCTGACCTGGGACGAGACGGGCAAGCCGCAGGGCGCCCACCTCATCCAGCAGTACGTCGACGGCGAGATCCAGATCGTCCTGCCCGAGGACGCCAAGGAAGCCGACCTGATCTTCCCCAAGCCGGAGTGGTGA
- a CDS encoding ABC transporter permease, with translation MTEHRTRRRGGDVTARPAGFRRDLTSVAIRALRQIPREPEAIVPALVIPLFFFVVNVGALGDVASATGVADFKAFQIPVAIVFAVTGVSRASALVTDITGGYFDRLLVTPMHRTALLLGLMVADLALVVALSVPVLVLGFALGVQFTTGVAGVLVFLLLAGLWGLAFTGFPYAIALRTGNPAAVNSSFLLFFPFAFLTTTFLPLDALTGWLATIAQFNPVTYLLAALRSLIMDGWDGTALWQGLAAIAVVGAVSFVLAFRALQGRTARS, from the coding sequence ATGACCGAGCACCGCACACGACGGCGCGGCGGCGACGTCACGGCCCGTCCGGCCGGGTTCCGCCGCGACCTCACGTCGGTCGCGATCCGCGCGCTGCGGCAGATCCCGCGCGAGCCGGAGGCGATCGTCCCCGCCCTGGTGATCCCCCTGTTCTTCTTCGTGGTGAACGTGGGTGCGCTGGGTGACGTCGCGTCCGCCACGGGGGTCGCCGACTTCAAGGCGTTCCAGATCCCGGTGGCGATCGTCTTCGCGGTCACGGGCGTGTCCCGCGCGAGCGCGCTCGTCACGGACATCACCGGCGGCTACTTCGACCGGCTCCTGGTCACGCCCATGCACCGCACCGCGCTGCTGCTCGGTCTGATGGTCGCGGACCTGGCCCTCGTGGTCGCCCTGTCGGTGCCGGTGCTCGTCCTCGGCTTCGCGCTCGGCGTCCAGTTCACGACGGGTGTCGCGGGCGTCCTGGTGTTCCTCCTCCTCGCGGGCCTGTGGGGGCTGGCGTTCACCGGGTTCCCCTACGCCATCGCGCTGCGGACCGGGAACCCCGCGGCCGTGAACTCCAGCTTCCTGCTGTTCTTCCCGTTCGCGTTCCTCACCACGACGTTCCTGCCGCTGGACGCGCTGACCGGGTGGCTCGCCACGATCGCGCAGTTCAACCCCGTGACCTACCTGCTCGCCGCGCTGCGCTCGCTCATCATGGACGGTTGGGACGGCACCGCCCTCTGGCAGGGTCTCGCCGCGATCGCCGTGGTGGGCGCCGTCAGCTTCGTCCTCGCGTTCCGCGCGCTGCAGGGCCGGACCGCCCGCTCCTGA